A part of Arachis hypogaea cultivar Tifrunner chromosome 12, arahy.Tifrunner.gnm2.J5K5, whole genome shotgun sequence genomic DNA contains:
- the LOC112728221 gene encoding uncharacterized protein isoform X1 produces the protein MTASLEMRISQLQSENSSLLEKEAELVEKATQVALEETINKLKCDNELHTRKQVGLEMRIAQLESEKSSLLQKEVGLVEETKWLLSEKEILSLKVDWKFEKKSSDIYTPDNISDNAGSSGGNVPTSERDIDEEAPLITSSSRLSHIGRTQLTTIQQENEKKNKEKKKKSNIKFILEYPFGERS, from the exons ATGACT GCTAGTTTGGAAATGAGAATTTCACAATTACAGAGTGAGAATAGTTCCTTACTTGAAAAAGAG GCTGAATTGGTGGAAAAGGCCACTCAGGTAGCCTTGGAAGAGACtatcaataaattaaaatgtGACAATGAATTGCACACACGAAAACAG GTTGGTTTAGAAATGAGAATTGCACAGTTAGAGAGTGAGAAGAGTTCCTTGCTTCAAAAAGAG GTTGGATTGGTGGAAGAAACCAAGTGGTTGCTgagtgaaaaagaaattttgagccTTAAAGTG GATTGGAAATTTGAGAAAAAATCATCTGATATTTATACACCAGACAATATTAGTGACAATGCGGGAAGCAGTGGAGGCAATGTTCCAACATCTGAAAGGGACATCGATGAAGAAGCACCACTAATTACATCATCGTCAAGGTTATCTCATATTGGACGCACGCAGCTAACAACCATCCAAcaggaaaatgaaaaaaaaaacaaagagaaaaagaagaaatcaaatataaaattcattTTAGAGTACCCATTTGGAGAAAGAAGCTAG
- the LOC112728221 gene encoding uncharacterized protein isoform X2: protein MTASLEMRISQLQSENSSLLEKEVGLEMRIAQLESEKSSLLQKEVGLVEETKWLLSEKEILSLKVDWKFEKKSSDIYTPDNISDNAGSSGGNVPTSERDIDEEAPLITSSSRLSHIGRTQLTTIQQENEKKNKEKKKKSNIKFILEYPFGERS from the exons ATGACT GCTAGTTTGGAAATGAGAATTTCACAATTACAGAGTGAGAATAGTTCCTTACTTGAAAAAGAG GTTGGTTTAGAAATGAGAATTGCACAGTTAGAGAGTGAGAAGAGTTCCTTGCTTCAAAAAGAG GTTGGATTGGTGGAAGAAACCAAGTGGTTGCTgagtgaaaaagaaattttgagccTTAAAGTG GATTGGAAATTTGAGAAAAAATCATCTGATATTTATACACCAGACAATATTAGTGACAATGCGGGAAGCAGTGGAGGCAATGTTCCAACATCTGAAAGGGACATCGATGAAGAAGCACCACTAATTACATCATCGTCAAGGTTATCTCATATTGGACGCACGCAGCTAACAACCATCCAAcaggaaaatgaaaaaaaaaacaaagagaaaaagaagaaatcaaatataaaattcattTTAGAGTACCCATTTGGAGAAAGAAGCTAG
- the LOC140176863 gene encoding uncharacterized protein codes for MAELLRQMEHDCTKEEHKNVEHKEDNDKHTSETRQTTPKTTKTIIKRTNPFTKEVMSFKMPENLTLPSTLKPYQGIGGPNIHITKFYAMMFMNKEFVPILCRTFPTFLDGAALIWFSNLPEGSISNFDELANQLVNHFAASKIYVHNFDYLSTIKQGPNESLKDYMTRFAEATNKIPNLNSEVHLHALKSGLRPGKFQESIVIAKPKTLAEFQEKATTQIEVEEFRALRRAEKPTPNREEERQNRHLTGRTNQKSFRLTPKFDSYTPFNTKREDIVKDILHSKLIKPPNRAGTYKDQRHVNRSKYCAFHQKYGHTTDDCVIAKDVLEKLARQGLLDKYIDSRGRRRSIEGLDHQPKETDNSRDKGKKVDNDNNPPRRIINCISGGFAGGGCMNSARKRSYRAMMTMTESTLSQPVNKDKSEISFSPEDYKAADRNLDDPVVITAQVGEPLVKKILMDPGSSADVLFYSTFQKMNLSDKILQPSSGELVGFSGERVSIRGYIWLQTTFGDYPNNRTLEIPYLVVDCKSPYNIILGRPSLNAFNAVVSTVMPFGLKNVSATYQRLMDKIFAKQIGRNIEVYVDDMVAKSTHMANHAKDLTEIFQQQRRYNMKLNQEKCAFGVQSRKFLGFMLTYRGIEANPEKCQAILNMRSPKTVKEVQQLTGRLAALARFLPRIAHRSHHFFKNLKKQEKFYWSEECEAAFTELKTILSAPPILQTPEIGKPLYLYLSITNNAISSVLVTEIGKQEHPVYFVSKSLQNAETRYPKLEKLALGLVTTTRRL; via the exons ATGGCTGAGCTCTTGCGACAGATGGAGCACGACTGTAccaaagaagaacacaaaaatGTCGAGCACAAGGAAGACAACGACAAACATACTTCGGAAACTAGACAAACCACCCCCAAAACCACAAAGACAATTATCAAAAGAACCAACCCTTTCACAAAAGAAGTTATGAGCTTCAAAATGCCCGAGAATCTCACCCTGCCTTCAACCCTAAAACCCTACCAAGGAATAGGAGGCCCAAATATCCACATCACCAAATTTTATGCCATGATGTTCATGAATAAAGAGTTTGTCCCCATCCTATGCCGAACCTTCCCAACCTTTCTGGATGGAGCCGCCCTCATCTGGTTCTCTAACCTACCCGAAGgttccatctcaaactttgatgAGCTAGCCAACCAGTTGGTCAATCACTTCGCTGCGTCTAAAATATATGTCCACAACTTTGATTATCTGAGTACCATCAAACAAGGGCCGAACGAGAGCCTAAAAGACTACATGACCAGGTTTGCGGAAGCAACCAACAAAATACCCAACCTAAACTCCGAAGTACATCTCCATGCCCTTAAAAGTGGCCTCCGGCCAGGAAAATTCCAAGAATCCATAGTAATAGCGAAACCTAAGACCCTGGCCGAGTTCCAAGAGAAAGCAACAACTCAAATTGAAGTTGAAGAATTTCGAGCACTACGAAGAGCAGAAAAACCTACTCCAAATAGGGAAGAAGAAAGGCAAAATAGGCACTTAACCGGCAGGACGAACCAGAAATCATTCAGACTAACTCCTAAGTTCGACAGCTACACTCCCTTCAACACGAAAAGGGAGGACATTGTAAAAGACATTCTGCATTCCAAACTCATCAAACCCCCGAACAGAGCCGGTACATATAAGGACCAGAGGCACGTGAACAGATCTAAGTATTGTGCTTTCCACCAAAAGTACGGCCACACTACAGACGACTGCGTAATAGCAAAGGACGTCCTCGAGAAGCTGGCCCGCCAGGGACTGTTAGACAAATACATTGACAGCCGAGGACGAAGGAGGAGTATCGAAGGCCTCGACCATCAACCCAAAGAAACTGACAACTCCCGAGACAAGGGAAAAAAGGTAGACAATGATAACAATCCACCCCGCAGAATAATAAACTGCATTTCTGGTGGTTTTGCAGGTGGAGGATGCATGAACTCGGCAAGAAAAAGGTCGTACCGAGCTATGATGACCATGACAGAGTCAACTTTATCCCAACCTGTCAACAAGGACAAATCGGAAATCTCATTTAGTCCCGAGGACTATAAGGCTGCTGATCGAAATCTAGATGACCCCGTAGTCATCACAGCACAGGTCGGAGAACCTCTGGTAAAAAAGATCCTGATGGACCCAGGGAGCAGTGCGGACGTGCTGTTCTACTCAACATTCCAAAAAATGAATCTGAGCGACAAAATCCTCCAACCATCATCCGGAGAACTGGTAGGTTTCTCAGGTGAGCGAGTGTCTATCCGAGGTTACATCTGGTTACAGACCACCTTTGGAGACTATCCCAACAACAGAACCTTAGAAATACCATATCTTGTAGTAGATTGCAAAAGTCCCTATAATATCATCCTAGGCAGACCATCATTAAATGCATTCAATGCTGTTGTTTCTACC GTTATGCCATTTGGACTTAAAAATGTAAGCGCTACCTATCAACGCCTCATGGACAAAATTTTCGCAAAGCAAATCGGAAGAAACATAGAAGTCTATGTCGATGACATGGTGGCAAAATCAACACACATGGCAAACCACGCCAAAGACCTAACAGAGATATTCCAACAACAacgaagatacaatatgaaactaAACCAAGAAAAATGTGCTTTCGGGGTACAAAGCAGAAAATTCCTCGGCTTTATGCTTACTTACCGAGgtattgaagcaaatccagaaaaGTGCCAAGCGATCCTAAACATGCGAAGCCCAAAGACAGTCAAAGAAGTCCAACAACTAACCGGCCGACTTGCAGCACTGGCCAGATTCCTCCCTCGTATAGCCCACCGATCACATCACTTTTTCAAGAACctgaagaaacaagaaaagttcTACTGGTCCGAGGAATGCGAAGCAGCCTTCACAGAACTAAAGACCATACTTTCAGCCCCTCCAATCCTCCAAACACCAGAAATAGGTAAACCACTTTATTTATACCTATCTATCACTAACAATGCTATCAGTTCTGTATTAGTGACAGAAATAGGAAAGCAAGAGCATCCAGTATACTTCGTCAGCAAATCACTTCAAAACGCCGAGACTCGCTACCCAAAGTTGGAAAAACTAGCCTTAGGTCTAGTCACAACAACCAGGCGCCTATGA
- the LOC112730531 gene encoding DNA replication ATP-dependent helicase/nuclease JHS1-like isoform X2, with protein sequence MPLLKTFRDKDDKVAGSFGCLRRTVLDERLKCNEYSTTALTGTLLHQIFQVGLTEDNPSIDFLEGYTEVVLLRNIENLYACGVNESDVRKTLIDAVPRILSWILRFTNKEENEDPNVCFGFHNRPNKVTISEASSNLTDSFYPLVWILEELNKSSGERENIE encoded by the exons ATGCCTTTGTTGAAGACTTTTCGGGATAAAGATGACAAG GTTGCTGGCAGTTTTGGTTGCCTTAGGAGAACTGTCTTAGATGAGAGGCTAAAATGCAATGAGTACTCTACTACAGCATTGACTGGAACCTTGCTTCACCAAATTTTTCAG GTTGGGCTCACAGAAGACAATCCATCTATTGACTTCTTGGAAGGTTACACAGAAGTGGTATTACTTAGGAACATTGAGAATCTGTATGCTTGTGGAG TAAATGAAAGTGATGTTCGGAAAACCTTGATTGATGCTGTCCCGAGAATATTGAGTTGGATTTTACGGTTCACAAATAAGGAG GAAAATGAAGATCCTAATGTTTGTTTTGGATTTCACAATAGGCCTAACAAAGTTACCATATCTGAGGCAAGCTCTAATCTAACCGATTCGTTTTATCCATTAG TTTGGATCTTAGAAGAATTGAACAAGTCGtcaggagaaagagaaaacattGAATGA
- the LOC112730531 gene encoding DNA replication ATP-dependent helicase/nuclease JHS1-like isoform X1, translated as MPLLKTFRDKDDKVAGSFGCLRRTVLDERLKCNEYSTTALTGTLLHQIFQVGLTEDNPSIDFLEGYTEVVLLRNIENLYACGVNESDVRKTLIDAVPRILSWILRFTNKEENEDPNVCFGFHNRPNKVTISEASSNLTDSFYPLDMHCKRTTNGTCHSYCTMCKNLLFGS; from the exons ATGCCTTTGTTGAAGACTTTTCGGGATAAAGATGACAAG GTTGCTGGCAGTTTTGGTTGCCTTAGGAGAACTGTCTTAGATGAGAGGCTAAAATGCAATGAGTACTCTACTACAGCATTGACTGGAACCTTGCTTCACCAAATTTTTCAG GTTGGGCTCACAGAAGACAATCCATCTATTGACTTCTTGGAAGGTTACACAGAAGTGGTATTACTTAGGAACATTGAGAATCTGTATGCTTGTGGAG TAAATGAAAGTGATGTTCGGAAAACCTTGATTGATGCTGTCCCGAGAATATTGAGTTGGATTTTACGGTTCACAAATAAGGAG GAAAATGAAGATCCTAATGTTTGTTTTGGATTTCACAATAGGCCTAACAAAGTTACCATATCTGAGGCAAGCTCTAATCTAACCGATTCGTTTTATCCATTAG ACATGCATTGTAAGAGAACTACAAATGGAACATGTCACAGTTATTGCACAATGTGTAAGAATTTATTG TTTGGATCTTAG
- the LOC112729417 gene encoding pectinesterase 2-like yields the protein MAEMGLLFSNFLIVLFFLSTFAYGYSSNDVKHWCSQTPNPQPCEYFLSNNPNHFHKPIKHKGDFLKLSLQLAQERALIGHANTLSLHSKCHNQVERVAWNDCVKLYQQTIHKLNKILDPKTKCSKVDAQTWLSTALTNLETCQTGFYELGVQDSLLPLMSHNNLTKLLSNLLALNNNGESHQEPSYKDGFPTWVKPGDKKLLQASSPASQANVVVAKDGSGKYTTVMAAINAAPNSSSSGRRYVIYVKAGIYNEHVEIEANNIMLIGDGIGKTIITDQQSVGGGRTTYSSATVGIMGAGCIAQGITFRNTAGAENRQAVALRSGSDLSVFYRCSFEGYQDTLFTFSDRQFYRECDIYGTVDFIFGNAVVVFQNCNIFVRNHPKTINTITAQGRTDAKQNTGISIVNCVVTVAPDLKAVQSSMKAYLGRPWQKYSRTVFMKSYFDSLIVPAGWLEWNGDFALSTLYYGEYMNTGPGSSTTNRVKWGGYHVITNAAEASKFTVSNFIAGNSWLPSTGVPFTAGL from the exons ATGGCAGAAATGGGTTTATTATTCTCCAATTTTCTCATTGTTCTCTTCTTTCTATCAACTTTTGCTTATGGTTATTCTTCAAATGATGTTAAACATTGGTGTAGCCAAACCCCAAACCCTCAACCATGTGAGTATTTCTTGAGCAACAACCCTAATCACTTTCACAAACCCATTAAGCACAAAGGAGATTTTCTCAAGCTTTCATTGCAACTTGCTCAAGAGAGAGCACTCATAGGGCATGCAAACACTCTTTCACTTCACTCAAAGTGCCACAACCAAGTTGAAAGAGTTGCATGGAATGATTGTGTTAAGCTCTATCAACAAACCATTCATAAGCTCAACAAAATCCTAGATCCTAAAACCAAGTGCTCCAAAGTTGATGCTCAAACATGGCTTAGCACTGCTCTCACAAACCTTGAGACATGCCAAACTGGCTTCTATGAACTTGGTGTTCAagactctcttcttcctctaatgTCCCACAATAATCTTACTAAGTTGCTAAGCAACCTTTTGGCTCTTAATAACAACGGTGAATCCCATCAAGAGCCAAGTTACAAAGATGGATTCCCAACATGGGTCAAGCCAGGTGATAAAAAATTGCTACAAGCATCTTCTCCAGCATCTCAAGCCAATGTGGTGGTGGCCAAAGACGGATCTGGAAAATACACAACAGTTATGGCAGCCATAAACGCAGCACCAAATAGTAGCAGCAGTGGAAGAAggtatgtgatatatgtgaaggCCGGGATTTACAACGAGCATGTTGAAATAGAGGCAAATAATATAATGTTGATCGGAGATGGTATCGGAAAAACCATAATTACCGATCAGCAAAGTGTTGGGGGAGGCAGAACAACTTATAGTTCAGCCACTGTTG GTATTATGGGAGCAGGATGTATTGCTCAAGGAATCACATTTAGGAACACTGCAGGTGCAGAAAATCGGCAAGCTGTTGCATTGCGTTCTGGATCTGACTTATCAGTTTTTTATCGATGCAGTTTTGAAGGTTATCAAGATACATTATTCACTTTCTCTGACAGACAATTCTATAGAGAATGTGACATTTATGGCACTGTTGACTTTATCTTTGGTAATGCTGTTGTGGTGTTTCAAAATTGCAACATATTTGtaagaaaccatccaaaaacaattAACACAATCACTGCACAAGGAAGAACTGATGCAAAACAAAACACTGGAATTTCCATTGTCAATTGTGTGGTTACAGTAGCACCAGATTTGAAAGCAGTTCAAAGCTCTATGAAGGCATATCTTGGAAGGCCATGGCAAAAATATTCAAGAACAGTTTTCATGAAGAGTTATTTTGATAGCTTGATTGTTCCAGCAGGTTGGTTGGAATGGAATGGTGACTTTGCATTAAGTACTTTGTATTATGGAGAATACATGAACACAGGTCCTGGATCTTCAACCACAAACAGAGTTAAATGGGGAGGTTATCATGTCATAACCAATGCTGCTGAAGCTTCAAAGTTCACCGTTTCAAACTTCATTGCTGGCAACTCATGGCTACCATCCACCGGTGTGCCTTTCACCGCTGGTCTCTAG